In candidate division WOR-3 bacterium, the following proteins share a genomic window:
- a CDS encoding transcriptional repressor, producing MNKRAETLQTFIRHRTKYGLKSSDKRTFVVDYFVNAGRHFTVEELYNEIKKQKSGISYSTVYRAIKLLTRWGLAGESMFGNSVSRYEPIDKSEHHDHLICQECGKIIEFENSKIEKLQHDVAQKYGFDVSAHRLELYGICRECKKKRRRR from the coding sequence ATGAACAAACGGGCAGAAACCTTACAGACTTTTATAAGGCACAGGACAAAGTACGGGCTGAAAAGTTCCGATAAGCGTACCTTTGTTGTCGATTATTTCGTCAACGCAGGCCGGCATTTTACGGTCGAAGAGCTATACAACGAGATCAAGAAACAGAAGAGCGGAATAAGCTATTCAACAGTTTACCGGGCGATTAAGTTGCTCACGCGATGGGGGCTCGCCGGTGAATCGATGTTCGGTAATTCCGTATCGAGGTATGAACCCATCGACAAATCAGAACATCACGACCACTTGATCTGCCAGGAGTGCGGGAAGATCATCGAATTCGAGAATAGCAAGATTGAGAAACTGCAGCACGATGTGGCACAGAAATACGGATTCGACGTATCCGCTCACCGGTTAGAATTGTATGGCATCTGCCGGGAATGTAAGAAGAAACGAAGGAGACGATAG